The region GCCTGCGCTCCAGTCGAAGCCTTTGTAGCTGTCCGTCGCGGAAATACTGAACCCGGAGCCTTTCGATTCCGCTTGCGAGAACGTCCCCACCGGCACGTCGCTGCTGGTCGAGTCCGTTTCGTACCGCACCGCGAACTTCGGCAGGTGCGACAGTTGCAGGCGCCAGTCGAACCCCAGCCGGTCCTGGTTGGTCGTCGTGTTCGCACCAATATACCCGAGTCCCACGCGCACCCGTTGCCACGTGATGGTGAGCGGATACGAACTGGCCGGCAGCACCAGCATTGTGGCTGAGCCGGCGATGGTGGTTCCACCTCCCAGCGAATCTGAGTTCAGGCTGTCGCTAAAGTGTCCGTAGGTGAAATTCGTCCCGAACGAAATGAAGTTCGGATTGATGAGGGCGCCAGTGGCGTCGAGCGAGAACTCCTGCCCGAACGAACTGCTGCTCATGAAGTCCGTCGAATTGCGGTCGTAGGTCATGCCCGCGCTGCCCCGCACGTGCACGTCCTCCAGGATGGGCCGGTTCTCCTGGGCCATGGCCGTCACCCCCAGAACCAGGATCAGCGCTCCGAGTCCCGCCCACTTCCCGCTTTGGAGAAATCCATCCATAACTCAGGTACTGCTTCCGAAAAACCGGGGAGGAAGTTCGTTCCTCCCCGGAGCACTACACGTGACCGATTACAGATGGCAGTACAGGCAGAAGCTGCCGGTGCCCGCGTCCTGCGTCGCGCCAGTGGGGAACTGACGGCGCATGATGCCGGTCTTGAGGTGCGGATCGTGGCAGGTCGCGCACTCCATCTGGTCGCCGCCCGCGCCGAACAGCGGCACGATGCCGTAGCCGTCAACCGAGTTGGCGCCGCCCGGCACGCGCAGCTGGTGCTTCGCGGCCAGCGTCGCGTTGTAGGTGAAGCCCACCGGGTGGGTGCGGTTCAGAGGAACCACCAACCCGCTCGACATGACCAGCTTGCCGCCGCTGGTGATCTGGGTGCTGCTGATCGTCAGCTCGTTGCCCGCCGCCGGATCCGGGGTGCCATAGGCGCCCGAAGTGACCGCGATGGTGCCGTCATGGCAGCCCATGCACTTCGCCGTCGCGCTGTTCGGGCTGAAGGTGATCACGCCCGCCTGCAGCGTCGGAGAAGAGTACACGCCGTAGGCCGAGGTCTGCGGGACGTCGTGCGCCCACAGCCAGGTCCGGTCGGCCGTGCCCTCGTTGTCGTGCGCGGTGTGGCAGAACGCGCAAATGCCGCTCTGCGCCACCGTCGCCACCACGCCCGAGTTCGACCACACCACCGTGTGGGCGGTGTTGCCGCTGGTCAGATCGTGGTTGCCGTTGACCATGTTCCACTTGGAGTTGAACTGCTGGCCGGCGTCGAGCGCGAAGCCGGCGCTGGTGCCCATGCCGACTGCGCCGCTCGGCAGCGTGCCGAACTTGTTGACGCCCTTGGTGTTTCCAGCGTCCGGATAAGTCGGCGTCTGCGAGCTGCCGTTGGCCGGCAGCTGGTTTTGAGCAAATGCGGCCGTGGCCACACAGAGCGCCAGGACCAGCATCACTTTCAGTGCGTTACTCATTAGGAAGACCTCCTGATATAAGCCTTTCTGTTTTGGTTAGACCTTAAGGTCCCTGCTTCTACTGCGTACTGCTTTGCTGCTTGGCCCTACTTCTGTTGCGTAGCTACGCCAACAACAGAACTCATCAATTGCTGCCCAGGAACTGGAACACCTGCACCCGGTTCCCGTAGAACTCCGACACGTAAACCTTGTTGTTTTTGTCGATGTAGATCGCGTTCGGCAGCCAAAAATTACCCGGCGCAACCCCGGGCGACCCGACGAACAGCCGCAAGTGTCCTTGCCCATCGAAAACCTGGAAGTTGTTGAACGCGTTGTCCACGACGTAGATGTTGCCCTCCTGATCGAAGGCCACGCCCTTGGGCCGGGTGAAGTTGCCGGGCGAGTTGCCGCACTCGCCCACCCGCTGCTTCCACTTGTATTCCGGGGTGAAGATCTCCACCGAGCAGGTCTGTGTGTTCGTCACCGCGATATCGCCGGTCTTCGGGCTGACCGCGACCCCGACGGGGAAGCCGAGTTCGCCTTTCTTGGTTCCGTGCTTGCCGAACTTCGTCTCCAGCTTCAGCGTGTCCACGTTGTAAACAAAGACCTGGTGATTGTGCGTGTCGGTCACGTACATCCGCCGCCGCCCCGCGTCGAACGCCATGTACGAGGGGTTCTCCAGGCCGTCCGCCTGCCCGAAGCTCGCGTTCGGTGTCCCGTCAGGAGCGAACCGCATCACCGATTTCAGCTTCGAGTCGGCGACATAAATGTTGTCCTTGTCGTCGGTCATGACGCCGATCGGGCTCTTGAACTCCATGCTCTGCGTGCCGCGGATCCGCAGCACCTGCTTGCGGTCCTTGTCGATCACGTAAACCGTGCGGTTGAGCTGTCCGGTGATGATGACCCGGCCCTTGGAGTCGGTGGCCACCCCGATCGGACGGAAGATGACGTCTTTGCCCGACTTGCTGTCGCCCGCCAGCCGGTCGATGAACGAGAACTTCCTGGACTCGAACTGTTTCGTGTCTTGAAGTATCTCTACCCAGCGGAAGCGTGGCTTGTCCGGAGGCAGCGGCCACACCAGTTGCGTCGGGTCGCTGACTTTCGCGTCCTTCTTGCTGCCGGCCAGCGCGCCCGGCATGGCGAACATCGCCGCCCATGCCATCAGTACGAAGGTCGTGCGCATCTTCTTTGAGCCCATCATTGCTTTGGTCCTTGCTGCGCTTGCGGTTGGTTCTGCGGCAGGTCCCGCGGATCGCCGGCGGTCTTCGGCAGCTTCTTCAGGTATTCCGCCCGCTTCTTGGCGGCTTCCGCGTTGCTCTGCTCGATCTGCTTCTCGACCTCCGGTACGCTCTGGATGCGCTGCTCGGCCGCCACTCGGTCATACGCGTTGTGGCAGACGTTGCAGGCGTCCATCTTCACTTCCTTGCCCGCGGCGTCTTTCGCGCTGATGATCCGCGCCAGCTTGTCTTCCGTGGAGGTGTGCGGCACGTGGCAGGTCAGACACCCCATTCGTTCGCCGCTACGCGTCGGGTCGGGGATCGCGCTCACCCAGTGGTTCCCGAGCGGGTGCCCGCGCTGCAGGTCCGCGCTCAGCCGCAGCCGCCGCAGCCCGGCGAGCTCATCTTTCTTGACCTCATGGTTGAACACCTTGACTGGATCGGGCAGCGGGCCTTTGTTCGCATCGTGGCATTCCAGGCAGAGCGCATTGCCCGCCGCCCGCAGCTGCTTGGGGTTTTCGCTGGTGTGGGGATCATGGCAAAGGACGCACTGGCCTTTTTCCCACGGGCCGTGCTTGCTGTCTTCCGGCTTTGACTCGTTGGCGTGGCAGGTGAAGCAGAGCTCCTCTTTCTTCGCCACCAACTCGACCGTCGTCTGCTCCTTATTGACCACCTTCACGTCGTGACAGCTGTTGCATCCCATCGCCATCGCCGAGTGCACCGCCTTGCCCTTGGTCTTGTCCTCGTGGCAGGAGGCGCATTGCGCCGCGTCGTTGTTCTCCAGGGGGACTGGATGATCGCCGGCCCGGGCCGCAATCCCGCCGGCCAGCAGCAGCAGGATCGGAAGCGTCTTCAAACTTGGGTTCTTCACATCTGGCTCCAGCTCTCTTGTTTGCACGGCAGTAGCCGCAAGTCGCCATCCCCTGAAGCCTCCTTAAACCATTTAAAAACAACCACTTCCCGACACAGAATCGGTGGAATCTCTGGAGTCGCTGGTCTAGAAATGGGCCTTCTCCCACAACCCCGAGGTGAAATCCCACAGCCGAATCGGACGCTCCGCGATTCGTCTTCTCGAAGCCCGTCGGGAATCCGGGTTGTGGCTTGCGATTCGCCGCCAGTCGGTTCG is a window of Terriglobales bacterium DNA encoding:
- a CDS encoding 6-bladed beta-propeller; the encoded protein is MRTTFVLMAWAAMFAMPGALAGSKKDAKVSDPTQLVWPLPPDKPRFRWVEILQDTKQFESRKFSFIDRLAGDSKSGKDVIFRPIGVATDSKGRVIITGQLNRTVYVIDKDRKQVLRIRGTQSMEFKSPIGVMTDDKDNIYVADSKLKSVMRFAPDGTPNASFGQADGLENPSYMAFDAGRRRMYVTDTHNHQVFVYNVDTLKLETKFGKHGTKKGELGFPVGVAVSPKTGDIAVTNTQTCSVEIFTPEYKWKQRVGECGNSPGNFTRPKGVAFDQEGNIYVVDNAFNNFQVFDGQGHLRLFVGSPGVAPGNFWLPNAIYIDKNNKVYVSEFYGNRVQVFQFLGSN
- a CDS encoding cytochrome c3 family protein, which translates into the protein MKTLPILLLLAGGIAARAGDHPVPLENNDAAQCASCHEDKTKGKAVHSAMAMGCNSCHDVKVVNKEQTTVELVAKKEELCFTCHANESKPEDSKHGPWEKGQCVLCHDPHTSENPKQLRAAGNALCLECHDANKGPLPDPVKVFNHEVKKDELAGLRRLRLSADLQRGHPLGNHWVSAIPDPTRSGERMGCLTCHVPHTSTEDKLARIISAKDAAGKEVKMDACNVCHNAYDRVAAEQRIQSVPEVEKQIEQSNAEAAKKRAEYLKKLPKTAGDPRDLPQNQPQAQQGPKQ